Within Sphingomonas piscis, the genomic segment GAGCAAGGCATGACCAGCGCGCTTGGACCGATCAGCTTATCGATCTGGGACGAGCCGGGATTGGAGATCGAGGGGTTCGACGAGCCGCCGACGGTGATGATGGGCCACCATCGCGAACAATATCAGACCTGGATCGAGGCCGCGGGCTACGCCAAGGCCAAGGACCTTTTAACCTACGAGGTGGGGATCAAGAGCTGGAACGATCCAATGATCGACCGGCTGATCGCTATGGGCGAGCGCAACAGCCGTCTGAAGATCCGCACCGTCGACAAGTCGAGGTTCGACGAGGAAGCGGCGATCATTCTTCACCTGCTGAACGACGCCTGGTCGGACAATTGGGGCTATGTTCCCCTGACCGATGCCGAAATCGCCTACGCCGGCAAGAAACTGAAGCCGATCATCTACAATGATCTGGTTCGCATCGCCGAATATGATGGCGAACCGGTGGCGTTCATGATCACGCTACCCGACATCAACGAGCTGATCGCCGATCTTGACGGCAAGCTGTTACCGTTCGGCTGGGCGAAACTGCTGTGGCGGCTTCGCAATCCCCGGACGCGCCGGGCGCGCGTGCCGCTAATGGGGGTGGCGAAGAAGCTTCACCAAACCCGGCTGGCAAGCCAGATTGCCTTCATGCTGATCGAATATTCGCGCCGTGCCTGCGTTGATAAGTTCGGGATCGAAACTGGCGAGTTCGGCTGGATCCTGGAGGATAACAAGGGAATGCTGTCGATCGCGCAGCTGCCCAGCGCCAGGGTCAACCACCGCTACCGGATCTACGAGAAGAGTTTAGTTTAGCATTATGTAAGTCGGCGCGTGGTCGGAGGCTTTCTCCTCGCCGCGCGCCCACTTATCGACGCCGGCGGCACGCACCCGGTCCATCGCCTGGGGCGAGCAGAGCAGATGGTCGATCCGGAAGCCCGCATCGCGTTGCCAACAGCCGGCGGTATAATCCCAAAAGGTGTAGAGCTTATCTTCGTTCGGGTGCAGCGCGCGCAAGGCGTCGGTCCAGCCCTGGTGAAGGATGCGCCGGTACGCCGCACGGGTTTCGGGCTGGAGCAAAGCATCGTGCTGTGTCGCTTTGGACGAGAAGACGTCGCGGTCTTCCGGAACGACGTTCCAGTCGCCGGCCAGGACGGTCGGGCTCTCCTCCGTCAGCAGCTCCTCCGCGTGCTCGCGCATCCGGTCCATCCATCGAAGCTTATAGTCGAACTTCTCCGTCCCGACCGGGTTGCCGTTGGGAAGGTATAGGGAAGCGACGACCAACCCGAACGCCTCCGCCTCGATGTACCGACTGTGGCTGTCGTCGGGATCGCCGGGCAGGCCGGTGCGACGAAGCTTCGGCGTGTCGCCGCGCGTCAGGATGGCGACGCCGTTGAAT encodes:
- a CDS encoding N-acetyltransferase translates to MSSDIVIRPVTTKADRRAFVDFAWEVYRDDPAWVPPLKDEVHGLIDPKKNPWFGHAKAQLWLATRNGQVAGRISAQVDDLVQTHMGQGIGQWGMFECLGPRVASELIGTAEDWLREQGMTSALGPISLSIWDEPGLEIEGFDEPPTVMMGHHREQYQTWIEAAGYAKAKDLLTYEVGIKSWNDPMIDRLIAMGERNSRLKIRTVDKSRFDEEAAIILHLLNDAWSDNWGYVPLTDAEIAYAGKKLKPIIYNDLVRIAEYDGEPVAFMITLPDINELIADLDGKLLPFGWAKLLWRLRNPRTRRARVPLMGVAKKLHQTRLASQIAFMLIEYSRRACVDKFGIETGEFGWILEDNKGMLSIAQLPSARVNHRYRIYEKSLV
- the xth gene encoding exodeoxyribonuclease III, encoding MKLATFNLNGIRARLPRLLEWLEREKPEIACLQELKCADESLPITDIEAAGYGAVWHGQKGFNGVAILTRGDTPKLRRTGLPGDPDDSHSRYIEAEAFGLVVASLYLPNGNPVGTEKFDYKLRWMDRMREHAEELLTEESPTVLAGDWNVVPEDRDVFSSKATQHDALLQPETRAAYRRILHQGWTDALRALHPNEDKLYTFWDYTAGCWQRDAGFRIDHLLCSPQAMDRVRAAGVDKWARGEEKASDHAPTYIMLN